Genomic segment of Oryzias melastigma strain HK-1 linkage group LG21, ASM292280v2, whole genome shotgun sequence:
agaaaacattgtTTGTTTGTCCTTATCTGTATGTTTGTTAGTTGgtgttgttcatttttattttgaaaatctttagcAACACTTTAGCAACACTCAACTTTGATTATGACAACATTTACTAactgaatttctaaagaaaatgagCTAAACAGTGACTCTGAACTGCAGTGACTAACTGTTAATCTGTATTTGTTTCAGAATATCAAGTTTCGGTTGAATTGAGCGTAAAGAAAGCAGAATGAGGCATTAGCAACGCCGACGCTGTGCGTCCCAGTAAACGCTGTGATTCTGTAGCTCCCTGACTGGAAGTAACGTCTGTCTTCCAGGTGCTACTCCAGTATTGGGAAGGTGCAGGATGCCTTCATCTCATACCGTCAGTCCATCGACAAGTCAGAAGCCAGTGCCGATACCTGGTGCTCCATAGGGTAAGAAGAACCAGTCTTGGATCTTGAGTGGTTTGCTGGGCTTCATAGCTGCCTTAAAGCCTCTGCTTAACCTCACAGCTACCGTGTTCCCTCTTTATGTTGCAGTTCAGTCTATGTGCTTCactggttttcatttttctcagtGCAATtctgcacactttttttttttttaactctgcaCTGTGTTCGGCGTCccgattggctgtagaccttaTCAATCAACCTCCTGTAGAGAATGCTTTCAGCTTGACAAATTTAGTGGTGTCAAATGAATGAATTAGACATTTTAGTGCATTCTTTTTATCACATTAATGTCATTTTTGCGTCATGCAAACCAGGAGGAGCATTTTATCCCGCACATACTGTGGTCATTTaagataaatataaacattaaataaatgattagaaCTTCAGTCcagttatatttttaagcttaaattccTTTTTCTACAAAAGTGGACTGTTTACTACACAGTGTGTTtcattgtcatggtaacggcttcAGCTCGAGGCACGTGCGGCGCACACGAAGCGCGCTCCTCTCTTGCTCCTTTTTGAGAAAGATGATGGTCATAAGTGAAATAAGAGCATCATTTTAGAGGGAAAATTCCCCTTTTGaggcttgtttttgtccagatgatgaaggaagggtttatttaaaataaataacaaagtctaaaaagtttatttcatcTCCAGTGCTTCATTACTTCCTTAGATTCTATTTATTTGTCTTCTGCTTTATCCCAGTCTTTAAAGGATCAAATTCACCCAAACAGGTTAAAGGGAACAATAAGATTACTCACATgtcttttctggtgttttgATAAATTGTGGAATAACGTATATTAACATCTAAATGATGATTTTAATGAGAAATTGTGTTCAAAAGGTTTTGGATTCGATTCCTCAGGAAAGTCTTCCTaccgtttgtttttttgtagtaaaTTAGAATACTCTGGAcctgatgtgttttttgttgtttttttattttatcatatgttcaagattaaaaaaatgaccccTCGGAAGTCTTTGGaagtcttttaaaatgaaaaaaaaaataatgtagccacctttttagttttattttgatcctTTACTGCaaacaatgtcacaaacttaaataaaataccaaaaaaattaagcttttaacGGCAAttgtttagttaaaaatattggaggttaaaatcaattaattagaTTAAATAATTGCAGGTCACAATTAATcaattgcacacaaaaaaaatgtattgcatgacagcactaatcTACATACACTTTTTATTgagatctttttcattttataatccTGGGCTTGTTTACAAGGAACATTTAAGAGTACTCCAGATCGGCTGGAGATCGAGGAGTTGGGGGTGGGACTGTTGTCCCAGAGCAACCCCAGCCCTCCTTCCTGCTCTCTCctgctaccttacagcccctcacacccccaaccttgcattaccagtgcaacagtATTGAAGCTATTAACACATTTCAAGCTAATCCtgagaaataaaccatttattcacattaaaaagttttaataaaagtgattAAAGCTTCCATCCTTTAACCACTGCAGTCAGACATTGCAGGATAGCAGAAAGTGTTTTGCTTACAGTCATTTCTTACGTGTGGAAATGAACTTCAGCCCACATTGTACAATACATCCCTAGTAACTTTGACTAGTATACATGTATGAATGGAGGTGGTCTGTGTTAGGGTGAGGAGGTGATCCAGATCTTCTCCACGTGACACCACAGCCTGTTTAGACGACCTCAGAAGGTCTTACACTACAAGCACGCAGACCGGACTCTGAGAACTCTCCTGTTTTTGCCTGCAGCGTGCTGTACCAGCAGCAGAACCAGCCTATGGACGCGCTTCAGGCCTACATCTGCGCCGTTCAACTGGATCATAACCACTCTGCCGCCTGGATGGACCTGGGCACCCTTTACGAGTCCTGCGGCCAGCTGCACGACGCCATGAAGTGTTACATCAATGCCACTCGCAGCAAGACCTGTCTGAACACCGCAGCCCTCACGCAGCGCATCAAACTCCTGCAGGTGGGGCTGCTACCGCCACCATTCAGCCGCCATGTTGTCGGGGGTTTGATTTGTGATGCCAGAATAAGAATTCACTaagagcttttctttttggctTCCTATTTAGGCTCAGTTGTGTAACCTGCATCCAGGTAGTCTGCAGAACAAGAGCAAAATGCTTCCTAGTATAGAGGAGGCGTGGAGCCTTCCCATCCCCGCTGAGCTCACGTCCAGGCAGGGGGCCCTGAACGCCACACAGGCACAGCAGGTGAGATCCAGGGGTCAGCTTAGAGCTGAGGGGAAACGGGTGGAATCAAAGGCGCCTGTTTGGGCAGTTActagaactagaaaagttgcactacctgtgatgatgctagtgtgaatgctttttgctgaaagtagtcgctgaagctgctgaaaccttttggtgaaaatggtgacgcaatctactttaattgctgaagggatttactaaaaatgcaaaagccatttacaaaatattaaatttgctgaaagactagaaatttcattaaagaactatgaaagagtacagaagccgaaaacggcctgccttactttttttttttggatcattttctcgtgataacaaaataatatctcgttataacgagaaaacaaagtttgttttctcttgataacgagataatcaagaacGGAGAATGAAGCGTCTCCCTCCATCTCTCAGAGATACAGAGACTTCACCTGATTGAAAACACtccagaaaagttgtttttaagtctgttttatttattagtgaatCTATGCTCTTTAAACGTCTTAATTCAGTCTCACGCACCAGCCACTCCCTTAATTTCCCCCAAAACTCTCAACAAACATCGAcagacagagagctgcagagCGTGTCTGCATGGTGAGTTCACTGAGATCCTGACATCAGgatcaaaacaaagcagtttatcagagagaACGTTGAATATCAGCAATGATCCATATATAAtcaattgaatttttttctgaaaactgctttgtttcccCGAGGttgcataaaaatgacaaaaccataGTAGCGGATTGAGTTGGGCTGAGTGGCTCTTTTGGTGTGCTAATGTCCGGAGTTCATTGAACACATCATGCGGAGATTCTTGTCTGCGCTGTGATCTGTGGGAAATAAGGGCTGAGGGCTGATGGATAAGACGGATTGAAGGGGTTTGAGGAGTGTAGAcccactaataaaataataaaagaaaatagactaaaaacaacttttctggagtgtccttctgctgtttttcttgttaaccacaaaataaatagacttaAAGCTGAAGTTTTTGCTTCTCCGTGCGGGAAAGGGAGTGTGGGACTCTTCCTTCTTCATTATTAATTATcttgttatcacgagaaaacgatccaaaaaaaaaaaataaaagtaaggcaggccgttttcggcttccgtagaaagagtgctgaagttgacctaaatttctgctCTAACACAGCCCCCACCCCCAATCTAAGGGTGCAATCATTCACACCGGACACAATTCAAACTATCCCctgtgtatcccgcttttctcagtctttaaggtttaaaaaaacaaaagttaattggaaatgatcaatctcagctttgagctcctttttcctcctcttccttccttttttgcccattttctctacataaatCAACGAGAACAGCATGTAGTTTCCAGCACGCACCAAaccagagcaggaggaggagctctgaCGTCATCGTCGTGCGTCCTTGGGACGCTCCAGAACTCCTATAGATTTTTGAGACACTTATTGTGCGGCAGAATGTGACAACGACAAAGTAATGTCAGTTGGCTTTGTGACTTTGATTCTGTCGCAGAACGAGTGgggttgaagaagaaaatgaaaaagcattctgaggattgctttttcattttatttttagagacaAATATTGcaggtacattgtgaaaatgaaaaagtatttctgttattcattttcaaatttggtatttctgattgaattttggtacaaatttaccaaagaaccttttgaaattgaaattgtaattttaattaagttacagaatgaatggtcaaagaagaaaatgaaaaagcaattttgaTAATTGTACATTGATGAGATGTACAAGCGAAAATTAGAAGAGAAGAAAATCAGAAAGGAGACACATTCCCTGCAGTTATCGTGTTCTTTATTacaataatcaattaaaaatgttcctttgttttcaacaaattgaATATTCAAATATATCCAGTTGCCTGTTGGAGTTTGTCCATGTTTAGCCTCTTAATCTTACTTTGACCAATCTCAAACTCTGGATTTGCACACATCCGtcagtacactttttttcaagtgtccgttttatttcatttaaccAAAAGACAACACCAGAGCAAACTGTTTACACAAGTTTGGTTCATTAGTCACAGATGGTTTCACTGCGCTAACGTGTGTAACGAAGTAATGAAGAGTTTCTGGAGTCTATAATTGTAGTTTAATTACTaaaatttgaactgtaattgATTATGTTACTCCGTTACTGacaaggatttcattttttctgtgtaCAGAGGAATGGGAAGTAGGcagagaaattggtcttaatttttccCATTtgcaaggtcttaaaaagtcttcaatttaacttgaagaaacatGTAGGAACCCTGATTATATAATAAATACAATGTATTAGTACCTACTGACCATTTGACTTTAAGTAGCATATCAATTGTTTGTCCCTCATGGACCCACCTGCACCTGTAGAACCGGTTTCATCTCTCTGTTGGATTTCCAGGCCTGTAAAGGTGGTGAAGCCCCGTCTGCCAGCAATCACTCAGACCCACAAGCTAGTCCGGCCAAGAAGAAACGAACTGCCAGCCCGGTGAAGGTGTGACCCAGAGCTCTGGCTTCTCCTCTGTTGAAAGCTTTGGAGCTCCGCTTATTGATGTTGTCTCGTTGACAGAGTGCTGCAGACTCCATCAGCTCCAACCAACCGCAGATGTCCAGCTGCTATTTAACCCCTCAGAAACTCAAGGTAATGATGAGTCAGTCATCACAATACACAGGAAGTGATGCATTCATGGTAGAAATACAAACAATTGGATAAAACGCAAATTGTGGAGAATGAAAATCAAAGAGTCCGACAATATATTTCATTATGTAAATGCCTGTGAGCAGACAGTCGAGGTGTCatagaaatgtcattttgtttcCTGCTTCATCTGTTGCACACTCTAGTCAGTAACACATCACCACATAACACAAATGTCTGTATAGTAGTTGGTTTTCCTCATTGTACTTCCAGGTGTTATTTGTTAAAGTcctactccgatcatcttttgatctgtgtaaaaatgttcccactggtcttctaataatgattatgatgtttttagcctttttttttactgtcacagTCTAgaacatggtttctgcagaccggcaggagttcattagaatgcattcgtggatctatttgtctacaagtgaatgcatcagaatggagcggagagCTCGTCAACGTCACAAACAATCTCTTTCTGTCCACTCCTTAATcataatgattttaataaataaatactctattcattttcttcatatatgtccatcatgagaaaacaccacaaaaacttCATTTCATTACAttgaaaagttcattttttatgttgctgTCCGTGATGCGTTCAGGGTCCCTTTTAAATGCATCTCCGCTGTGACTTGTAGCACCTGGATCACTTGCGGGCCCACCGAGCGAGCCTGAAGCCCCCGGAGCTGCAGATGCTTCAGCTCCTGGAGAAGCAGTTCTCTGccgcgcagcagcagcagcagcagcagcagcagcagcagcagcaggtgcgTCTGCGGCCTCCTCCGAACGTTCCTTTGACAAACGGAAACCTGAGCAGCTCCATGTTTCAGATGAGGCAGCTGGCGGCAGACGGAGGCCAGCCACGGCCCGGCCTCTCCAACGGCCCGTCGGGTGACTCCTCCCCCCCGGTCCGCCCCCCTTCTGCCAACGGGGCGTGTTCGATGAGTCCTGCGGCGGGACTGCAGGGGCACCCGGACAAAAGCCCCAGCTTGTGGTTGGGAGGTGGCAGCACGGTCAATGGAAATGTGCCTTACTCTCAGAAAACCTCTCTACCTCACACCTGTGCAGCCGccagcagcaccagcagcaccagcagcCCCATCCATGCAGACGACACCTGGAAGAGCCAGCAGCGCAACACTACCACTCAGGTGAGCACCGCCAGCCTGCACCTCTCCACTGTGTTTTAAAGTGACCTCTGACTTCCTCTCTGTCCAGGAGCTTCAGAAAGATCCAGGTTCACATTCGGCAGGTCCTAATGGAgaacccccctcctcctcttcctcctcccccctccagaaccccctctcctcctcctcctccaccggCATCCTGAATCAGGTTGGACATGGTTCTGGGCCCTGCACTGCCTCCTCCTCGGCCTCCTCTTTGTCCCCCACCTCCCCCCAAACAACTCCCAACCACCTGTCCTCGCCTCCCCACTTTGCTACTACCTCAGGGGTCCACACCAAAGACAACGCACCTTCAGGTGGcagcaggggcggagcttcaacGTTGGGCAGCATCAGGCCTTCTGGAGAAGCTCCACACAGTCCGAGCACCACCCCCATGGAGGGATTAGCTAATCACATCCAGCCGGGGGGGACGGACGGCTCCTCTGCCCCCAGTATGCTAAGTTCAGACAATCCTCAACTCTCAGCCTTGCTAAAGGGAAAAGCCAATGCAACCAGTGCAGACCATGCTGACTGCAGCACCCACGGAGGGTCAGAGAAAACCAACAACATCCGCCCGGGTCTCCATGCTGCCACGGAGCACGCCGGTGCCTCTTCCTCTCTGTGTGCCGCCACAACCGCCTCCCCTCGCACCCCCGACGGCCCGAACTGCTCGTCCAGCATCCACGGTCAGGGGCCTGCTCTCAACGGGAACAGGAGTCCGCTGAAGGCAGAGCCGGCGTGGGGGGCTCACAGACTGTCTTCTGGTCCGAGTCCCTGGTCCTCAGTTTCCATTTATCCCAGCTCCAGTGAAGTGCTCAAAGCGTGCAGGTAAGAAGCTTCCAGATTACACATCCTTTTAAAGAGCTACAACTCCAGGCTATTGAACTGTTTCCAATAATTGGTTGTTTTTGGTCATTCAGTgcttatgttttaaagtatccTGCTGGTGCAGGATGATGTGAAATTTGGTGGAAGTTGAGTAAAATTTTCATATTTCCAAAACAAGTAAATGTTTTAGCCTGTAGTATTTATTAATATGGGAAAAACATAATATCACCAAAGTATCACCACACCCCCAAAACCAAACCTGCACGGCTCAGCGTGAACATTCGATTTCATCCCAATCTCTTTAACTGACTTGAAGTAGCAGAAAGCTGCATCAGGCGTTTGGAATCTGCTCTTTCACAGCACTGTGGAAGGATTCAGGATTCACTCGTCTTGTTTATTCCACTTAAAGCCACGTGGCAGCGTCTCGGGTCAATGCTTTGACTCCAGACTTATTTTGTTGTTCTTGGAAGTGGATCAGCTGGTGTGTTATGGATCGCTCTTCCATACACACATCAGCTGATGGATGTTCTACaggtttttttggtttaaagcaGAATTCGTAGGTAAATGTACCAAAGTGAATCATCCAGAAGCATCAGAACAGCCCcagaccatcacactaccaccaccttATTCTAAGATTATCACATCGCTCTTTTTCTGAGGCTGTTACTcccattgattgtatatgagaactggagtcaGTCAGTGTGACATTACCTATAGAAAATAGTTTACCTCCAGGTTTAGCCAAATGAAGTCGATTCAGTCTCCATTCTTTGTAATACAgccgtcgccatgttggagccagatgacgtcAGTAAGCCGTGATTGGTCAAGCCGGTCTGTGTTGGCGCTTTTATGACAACCATTCTCACCAATGAGGAGTGAGCTTTTTGGACGTCCACACCCCTAAAGCTACGGTCACTCTGGGCGTGTGATGCGTGTTCTTGAATGTGGTAAACGTGAATTCTGAAACATGTATGTAGCCCATTGTGTTCACAtaggacaagcagggaggggcttcttcttctactacTGTTTACTTGTCCATCTTTACCTCCTACAGTTAGAAGACACTTGGTGTTAAATtggtgtaaatctggtgaatcttgcttcagcctttttctttcacagctctattctgatttatGAAAGCCTTGGTGTCGTAGAATTCCAACCGAGCACAAACCATAATTATTAATTCATCCTCCGTGATCATTTTCCAATtgttggcacttccgtgaattaaaagggacgtcATTCATACATCACTACTGGGGGTGTAACGGGATAATCTGTGatctagatagatagatagacctttattgtcattatcacaaggacaatgaaattgcagcaaccgtttcagtgcaaagaaattggcataaaaaatacagaacataatataaaatatggtataaagtataaaaaatatgtagaaaaatatatacaatgaaCTGTGCCATATAAGACTATGAGCATATATGTACATTATGGATGTGCAAAAAAGCGAGCATTTAAATAACCAGATTTACATATGCATATGTACATAAGCAGTACATAAATATATGGACATGTACTGTACAGCATGATGAGCAGTTATCTGTGTGAGTTGGAGTTTAACATAGATACTGCTTTTGgaaagaagctgtttttcagtctgtttgtttttgttttgatgcctcTGTAACGCCTTCCAGAGGGCATCAGGGCAAACAAGTCCGAACCGGGGTGTGAACTGTCCTTGATGATGTTTTGAGCTCTGCTGAGGCAGCGTGCAGAGTAGATGTCAGGGTGGGGAGGGGGCATCCAATGATCTTCTGAGCTGTGTCTACCACTCTCTGGAGCCTCTCCTTGTCTGCGACGGTGCAGCTGCCGAACCAAACTGTGATGCAGTACGTGAGCAGGCTCTGGATGGATGACTGGTAGAAGGTCAGCAGCAGGTTGGTGCAGAGGCGGTTCTTCCTGAGGACCCTCAGGAAGTGCAGACGCTGCTGAGCCTTTTTGATGACAGCTGTGATGTTGGCTGTCCAAGAGAGGTCGTCTGAGATGAGGACGCCGAGGAACCTGATGGTGTGGACCCTCTCCACAAGCTCACCATTGATgtggaggggggcggggtccgGGCTGTGCTTCCTGAAGTCGATGATGACTTCCCTGGTCTTCTTGGTGTTCAGAGTGAGGTTGTTCTCTGAAGACCAGGTTGCCAGCTTCAGGACCTCCTCCCCGTAGGCAGACTCCTCCCCTCTGGAGATGAGTCCAACCACTGTGGTGTCATCAGCGAATTCTATGATCCGGTTATTGTGGTGGGCTGGACTGCAGTCGTAGGTGTAGAGGCAGTACAGCAGAgggctcagcacacagccctgAGGAGAGCCGATGCTGAGtgtgcaggtggaggagaggtGGGGGCCGAGTCTCACAGCCTGTGAGCGGTCTGAGAGGAAGTTGTAGATCCAGTTGCATGTGGGGGGAGGGATACCAAGAGTGGCCCGTTTCTCACAGAGTCTGTCCGGGATTATTGTGTTATCTGTACGGATCAGAAGACACGGTTCGGCACATCCGTGTACGGCGGACCACCTCGACCCCTACCCCCACGCTCACatcatttaaatcaattgtaaatcatctttgttttaacaaaccCTAAAGTAGCTGCTTCACGgttatcttaaagtctgttcacctgaagcttccgctgcatgtgggaggagcttctg
This window contains:
- the kdm6a gene encoding lysine-specific demethylase 6A isoform X2, whose protein sequence is MHHTVEQLGDKGTKDSYAIQCLQKSLEADPNSGQSWYLLGRCYSSIGKVQDAFISYRQSIDKSEASADTWCSIGVLYQQQNQPMDALQAYICAVQLDHNHSAAWMDLGTLYESCGQLHDAMKCYINATRSKTCLNTAALTQRIKLLQAQLCNLHPGSLQNKSKMLPSIEEAWSLPIPAELTSRQGALNATQAQQACKGGEAPSASNHSDPQASPAKKKRTASPVKSAADSISSNQPQMSSCYLTPQKLKHLDHLRAHRASLKPPELQMLQLLEKQFSAAQQQQQQQQQQQQQMRQLAADGGQPRPGLSNGPSGDSSPPVRPPSANGACSMSPAAGLQGHPDKSPSLWLGGGSTVNGNVPYSQKTSLPHTCAAASSTSSTSSPIHADDTWKSQQRNTTTQELQKDPGSHSAGPNGEPPSSSSSSPLQNPLSSSSSTGILNQVGHGSGPCTASSSASSLSPTSPQTTPNHLSSPPHFATTSGVHTKDNAPSGGSRGGASTLGSIRPSGEAPHSPSTTPMEGLANHIQPGGTDGSSAPSMLSSDNPQLSALLKGKANATSADHADCSTHGGSEKTNNIRPGLHAATEHAGASSSLCAATTASPRTPDGPNCSSSIHGQGPALNGNRSPLKAEPAWGAHRLSSGPSPWSSVSIYPSSSEVLKACRNLGKNGLSTSSILLDRCPPPRPPAPPSPPLPKDKLNPPTPSIYLENKRDAFFPPLHQFCTNPANPVTVIRGLAGALKLDLGLFSTKTLVEANPEHLVEVRTQLAQPADENWDPSGSKKMWRCESSRSHTTILKYAQYQASSFQESLREENEKKKEVEAEAGSPESLMRRRKAPFKHIKFGTNIDLSDEKKWKLQLQELTKLPAFARVVSAGNLLSHVGHTILGMNTVQLYMKVPGCRTPGHQENNNFCSVNINIGPGDCEWFAVPEAYWGVINSFCEKNNINFLMGSWWPNLEDLYETDVPVYRFIQRPGDLVWLNTGAIHWVQAIGWCNNIAWNVGPLTAYQYKLAVERYEWNKLQSVKSIVPMIHLSWNMARNIKVSDHKLFEMIKYCLLRTLKQCQVQRDMLQAAGKELVWHCRTQSEPAHYCSVCEVEVFDLLFVTSESNSRKTYIVHCQDCARRASANLDNFVVLEQYKISDLMQVYDQFTLVSV